A single genomic interval of Chloracidobacterium validum harbors:
- a CDS encoding FKBP-type peptidyl-prolyl cis-trans isomerase — protein sequence MANLGMDDLQMGTGALAENGKVVAVHYTGWLLDGTKFDSSHDRRQPFEFVLGLGEVIRGWDLGVAGMRVGGKRQLTIPPELAYGSRGIGPIPPNATLRFEVELLSVRP from the coding sequence GTGGCAAACCTTGGCATGGATGACCTTCAGATGGGAACGGGCGCGCTGGCTGAAAACGGCAAGGTCGTGGCCGTTCATTACACCGGCTGGCTGCTCGATGGGACAAAGTTTGACAGCTCGCACGACCGCCGGCAGCCATTCGAGTTTGTGCTGGGCTTAGGGGAAGTCATTCGCGGCTGGGACCTGGGCGTGGCGGGCATGCGCGTCGGTGGCAAGCGCCAGCTCACCATTCCGCCGGAGTTGGCCTATGGCAGTCGTGGCATCGGCCCGATTCCACCCAATGCAACCTTGCGTTTCGAGGTCGAGCTGTTGTCGGTCCGCCCGTGA
- a CDS encoding protein kinase domain-containing protein — MTETIAMIPQPASGGDPLIGRTIAGRFRVVSKLGEGGMGAVYKAEQLKVNRLCAVKILSAAFAADPDALARFNREAQMSSAFSHPHAVTIYDFGDDDGLHYLAMEFVEGETLSSVLRREVTLSLPRTLGIARQACAALDAAHRLNIVHRDLKPDNMMICQRDGGDWVKVLDFGIAKIAGDAPQRGQDLTQAGLVVGTPIYMSPEQLAGERLDARSDIYSLAIIIYQMLTGQLPFAGDNMQAIMVKRLTEAPLPMRTANPAVTVPPGVEAALMRALTRHRDQRTPTVRDFIGELESGHSATQGVTVMPGRTQAQPAASSTSPLMPATSSFPGEEAYRTTPSLSPGMSTPPPLSPSTGAPAPAPTVAAPRPLATGGTPMLPSSSMPANQAFVAGSVAAGANPDMHSPPPMGQPPPIGFPPSPLPATAPAKSGSGTGIILAILAFVVVFVVGAGALGLYFFWPRDGEQPVSRDKPPPDKPKNTDNGSPTAPSNTSPSNAPKEAFDRGIRALAQKDYVTAERHFRDALDTAPGFGKAQLNLGIALYHQRKLSDALDRFAEAARICEDEACKNFAYNYRGRVHWEQREYALAEEDFRQAVAHDANDLSSLAFRGFMLRLGGQAAAANQLFDQVLARSRDETLKSVVRQCKGEALPPATASDAGIGPGQ; from the coding sequence ATGACTGAAACCATCGCCATGATTCCGCAGCCTGCGTCGGGCGGCGACCCATTGATCGGACGAACCATCGCCGGCCGCTTTCGCGTCGTCAGCAAGCTGGGTGAGGGCGGCATGGGCGCGGTGTACAAGGCTGAACAGCTCAAGGTCAACCGCCTCTGCGCAGTCAAAATCCTGAGTGCCGCCTTTGCCGCCGACCCGGACGCGCTTGCCCGCTTCAATCGTGAGGCACAGATGTCGAGCGCCTTTAGTCATCCCCATGCGGTGACGATTTATGACTTTGGCGACGACGACGGGTTGCACTATCTGGCCATGGAGTTTGTCGAGGGAGAAACGCTGTCGTCGGTGCTGCGACGCGAGGTCACGCTATCGTTGCCGCGGACGCTCGGCATTGCCCGCCAGGCGTGCGCCGCGCTGGATGCCGCCCATCGCCTGAACATCGTTCACCGCGATCTCAAACCCGACAACATGATGATCTGCCAGCGCGATGGGGGGGATTGGGTCAAGGTTCTGGATTTTGGGATTGCCAAGATTGCCGGTGATGCGCCGCAGCGCGGTCAGGACTTGACCCAGGCCGGGCTTGTCGTGGGCACACCCATTTACATGTCGCCTGAACAGTTGGCGGGCGAGCGCCTGGATGCCCGCTCTGACATCTACAGTTTAGCCATTATCATCTACCAAATGTTGACGGGGCAGTTGCCATTCGCCGGCGATAACATGCAGGCGATCATGGTCAAGCGGCTAACTGAAGCCCCACTGCCAATGCGAACCGCCAACCCGGCCGTCACTGTGCCACCGGGCGTTGAGGCGGCCCTGATGCGCGCCCTGACCCGTCACCGTGACCAGCGTACGCCGACAGTTCGAGATTTTATTGGCGAGTTAGAGTCTGGGCACAGCGCAACGCAGGGAGTCACCGTGATGCCAGGACGAACGCAAGCCCAGCCGGCCGCCAGCAGCACGTCGCCTCTCATGCCAGCCACTTCGTCTTTTCCAGGCGAGGAAGCGTATCGCACCACCCCAAGCTTATCACCGGGGATGTCCACACCGCCCCCATTGTCGCCGTCCACGGGTGCGCCGGCGCCGGCGCCAACTGTGGCGGCTCCACGGCCACTGGCGACTGGTGGAACGCCGATGCTGCCAAGTAGTTCAATGCCAGCTAATCAAGCCTTTGTGGCCGGCTCGGTTGCCGCCGGAGCGAACCCAGACATGCATAGCCCCCCTCCAATGGGGCAACCGCCTCCGATTGGTTTCCCTCCGTCACCGCTACCGGCGACGGCCCCGGCCAAATCAGGCAGCGGAACGGGCATCATCCTGGCTATTCTGGCGTTTGTGGTGGTCTTCGTCGTAGGGGCCGGTGCGCTCGGCCTGTACTTCTTCTGGCCGCGTGATGGCGAACAACCTGTCAGCCGTGACAAGCCACCACCTGACAAGCCAAAAAACACTGACAATGGCTCACCGACCGCACCCTCCAACACCAGTCCATCCAATGCGCCCAAGGAAGCTTTTGACCGCGGCATTCGGGCGTTGGCGCAGAAAGACTACGTGACAGCCGAGCGTCACTTCCGAGACGCGCTGGACACTGCCCCCGGTTTTGGCAAAGCGCAACTCAACCTTGGTATTGCGCTCTATCACCAGCGGAAACTGAGCGACGCGCTGGACCGCTTTGCTGAAGCGGCACGCATCTGCGAGGACGAAGCCTGCAAAAACTTCGCCTATAACTACCGGGGACGTGTTCACTGGGAGCAACGCGAGTACGCTTTAGCGGAAGAGGACTTTCGACAGGCAGTCGCGCACGACGCGAATGACCTTTCGTCCCTAGCCTTTCGTGGTTTCATGCTGCGGCTGGGCGGACAAGCTGCTGCCGCCAATCAACTCTTTGACCAAGTGCTGGCGCGGAGTCGGGATGAAACCCTGAAATCGGTTGTTCGGCAGTGCAAAGGCGAGGCGCTCCCACCTGCCACAGCCTCCGATGCCGGTATTGGCCCTGGGCAGTAG
- a CDS encoding DUF1015 domain-containing protein, with translation MAIVRPFRALRPDAGKVSAVASVPYDVVNTAEARALAAGNPYSLLHITRPDIDLPDDTPPDADLQYQTARTNLERLIHEAPLTTDPQASFFVYRLVMQGRAQTGIVGVCAVDDYDRDVIRKHEKTRPDKEDDRTRHLLALGVQVEPVFLAYRDAPALDELVARASADVPLYDFMAPDGIQHTIWRMTDTAAVSAAFADIPALYVADGHHRSASASRARAALRNQDANPTDDAPYNFFLAVLFPASQLQILPYHRVVTDLAHHTPDAFLATLRATFASCPATPNPTTQGKFSVYCAGAWHSFHFHPVDGADPLAGLDVSRLQYQVLQPLLGIADPRTDKRLDFVGGIRGTAELERRVNEGRAAAAFSLYPTGLDDLFAVSDQGLVMPPKSTWFEPKLRSGLLMYALQA, from the coding sequence ATGGCCATCGTTCGTCCATTTCGCGCACTTCGCCCCGATGCAGGTAAGGTTTCCGCCGTTGCGTCCGTTCCCTACGACGTGGTGAACACGGCTGAAGCGCGCGCGCTGGCGGCCGGCAATCCGTACAGCCTGCTGCACATCACCCGCCCCGACATTGACTTACCAGATGACACGCCACCCGACGCCGACCTCCAGTACCAGACAGCCCGAACCAACCTTGAGCGGCTCATCCACGAAGCTCCACTCACGACCGACCCCCAGGCAAGCTTTTTTGTCTATCGGCTGGTGATGCAGGGACGGGCGCAAACCGGCATCGTCGGGGTGTGCGCCGTGGACGACTACGACCGGGACGTGATTCGCAAGCACGAAAAAACGCGCCCTGACAAAGAGGATGACCGCACTCGTCACTTGCTGGCGCTTGGCGTCCAGGTCGAACCGGTGTTTTTGGCCTACCGTGATGCACCGGCGCTAGACGAACTCGTGGCGCGCGCCAGCGCCGATGTGCCACTCTATGACTTCATGGCGCCGGATGGTATTCAACATACGATTTGGCGGATGACCGACACGGCGGCGGTCAGCGCGGCTTTTGCCGACATACCGGCGCTCTATGTTGCCGATGGGCACCACCGGTCGGCCAGCGCGAGTCGCGCGCGGGCAGCCTTGCGCAACCAGGATGCCAACCCAACCGATGATGCGCCCTACAACTTTTTCCTGGCTGTGCTGTTCCCGGCCAGCCAGCTCCAGATCTTGCCCTACCATCGCGTGGTCACCGACCTAGCGCACCATACGCCGGACGCCTTTCTGGCAACGCTCCGCGCAACATTCGCGTCCTGCCCGGCAACGCCAAACCCAACAACGCAGGGCAAGTTTTCAGTGTATTGCGCCGGGGCATGGCATAGCTTTCACTTCCATCCGGTGGACGGCGCCGATCCCCTAGCCGGACTCGATGTCAGCCGCTTGCAGTATCAGGTCTTACAGCCGCTGCTGGGCATTGCCGACCCGCGAACGGACAAGCGGCTGGACTTTGTGGGTGGCATTCGCGGCACGGCCGAGCTGGAACGCCGGGTCAACGAAGGCCGGGCAGCCGCGGCGTTTTCGCTCTACCCAACCGGGCTAGATGACCTGTTTGCCGTTTCCGACCAAGGCTTGGTCATGCCACCCAAGTCAACTTGGTTTGAGCCAAAACTGCGCTCTGGGCTGTTGATGTACGCCTTGCAAGCGTGA
- a CDS encoding acetyl ornithine aminotransferase family protein, which yields MSATIPALTKFPQLVTELPGPKAKAIVEKDHRYVSPSYTRAYPLVIERGWGAMIQDVDGNVFLDFNAGVAVLATGHAHPEIVAAISKQAAEFVHIAGADYYYPQLSEIAERLQHETPGDFPKRVHFGNSGAEAVECALKVAMYATRRTKFIAFFNSFHGRTMGALSLTSSRAAQRLGFGRAALDVTHIPYANCLRCAYGKTPDSCNVECVKVIEERLFKTTCPKEEVAAIVVEAVQGEGGYVVPPAKFHQELRRVCDDNDIVLIVDEVQSGMGRTGKMFAIEHFGVVPDVLCAAKGIASGVPLSATVARADLMNWHVGAHASTFGGNPVAIAASLKTFELLHNGLLKNAAEMGERMLGGLRMVQAKYADHIADVRGVGLMIGVEFVADRQTLRPDVELRNRIEQECFRRGLIVLGAGESTIRFSPPLVIDAEQVDCAVEIFSEAIGAALNR from the coding sequence ATGTCGGCCACCATACCTGCGCTTACCAAATTCCCACAACTCGTCACTGAACTTCCCGGCCCAAAGGCCAAGGCCATTGTTGAAAAAGATCATCGCTACGTATCGCCGAGCTACACCCGTGCTTATCCGTTGGTCATCGAGCGTGGGTGGGGGGCTATGATTCAGGATGTGGACGGGAACGTTTTTCTGGATTTCAATGCTGGCGTCGCCGTGCTGGCCACCGGGCATGCGCATCCAGAAATCGTTGCTGCCATCTCGAAACAGGCGGCGGAGTTTGTCCACATTGCTGGCGCGGATTACTACTACCCACAGCTTTCGGAAATTGCCGAACGACTCCAGCATGAAACGCCGGGTGATTTTCCCAAGCGGGTTCACTTTGGCAATTCGGGCGCGGAAGCCGTCGAATGCGCGCTGAAAGTCGCCATGTACGCCACCCGGCGGACGAAGTTCATTGCTTTCTTCAACAGCTTCCACGGGCGGACGATGGGCGCGTTGTCGTTGACCTCCTCGCGCGCAGCGCAGCGGCTGGGCTTCGGCCGCGCGGCGCTCGACGTGACGCATATCCCGTACGCCAACTGTCTGCGGTGCGCCTACGGCAAGACGCCGGATAGCTGCAACGTCGAGTGCGTCAAGGTCATTGAGGAGCGGTTGTTCAAAACCACCTGCCCGAAGGAAGAAGTCGCCGCGATTGTGGTTGAAGCGGTGCAGGGTGAGGGTGGCTATGTCGTCCCGCCGGCGAAGTTCCACCAGGAACTACGTCGGGTGTGCGATGACAACGACATCGTGCTGATTGTGGATGAGGTGCAGTCGGGGATGGGGCGTACCGGCAAGATGTTTGCCATTGAGCATTTTGGGGTTGTCCCGGATGTGCTGTGCGCGGCGAAGGGCATTGCCTCGGGGGTGCCGTTGAGCGCGACCGTCGCCCGCGCCGACCTCATGAACTGGCACGTCGGCGCCCATGCCTCGACCTTTGGTGGCAATCCGGTGGCCATTGCCGCTTCGCTCAAGACCTTCGAGTTGCTGCACAATGGATTGCTCAAAAACGCTGCCGAGATGGGCGAGCGAATGCTCGGCGGCTTGCGGATGGTGCAGGCCAAGTACGCCGACCATATCGCCGATGTGCGGGGTGTCGGTTTGATGATTGGCGTTGAGTTTGTTGCCGACCGTCAGACCCTGCGGCCCGATGTCGAGCTGCGTAACCGCATCGAGCAAGAATGCTTCCGGCGCGGGCTGATCGTTCTCGGCGCGGGTGAGTCCACCATCCGCTTTTCGCCACCGCTGGTGATTGATGCCGAACAGGTGGACTGCGCCGTGGAAATTTTTTCTGAAGCCATTGGCGCGGCTCTCAACCGGTGA
- a CDS encoding ElyC/SanA/YdcF family protein — protein sequence MTDVVLVPGHAVCLRPDTPDLADDEAWWLEPYQRGEGSCYVAHIAQGVRLTAEVPQRWLVFSGGYTRQTHPPQSEAESYRQVAQAQGWWGHLDVAARTLVEDFARDSYENLRFGLYCFRDAVGAWPEQVYVIGWRFKQRRFELHAAALGWPLERLHYIGVNDPPDVVAAQGGEAQTLEAFRADPHGLGERLAAKRATRNPFRRFPPAHWQAMPVLPVTP from the coding sequence GTGACAGATGTGGTACTCGTTCCGGGGCATGCCGTCTGTCTGAGGCCGGACACGCCAGATTTGGCAGATGACGAGGCGTGGTGGCTGGAGCCGTACCAGCGCGGCGAAGGGAGCTGCTATGTGGCGCACATCGCGCAGGGCGTCCGGCTGACGGCTGAAGTCCCACAGCGGTGGTTGGTGTTCTCCGGTGGCTACACGCGCCAGACGCACCCACCGCAGAGCGAAGCTGAAAGCTACCGACAGGTCGCCCAAGCTCAGGGTTGGTGGGGGCACCTGGACGTTGCGGCGCGGACGCTGGTGGAGGATTTTGCGCGCGATTCGTACGAAAATCTGCGCTTCGGGCTGTATTGCTTCCGCGACGCGGTTGGCGCCTGGCCGGAGCAGGTTTACGTCATCGGCTGGCGGTTCAAACAACGCCGGTTCGAGCTACACGCTGCCGCGTTGGGCTGGCCGCTGGAGCGGTTACATTACATCGGTGTCAACGATCCGCCGGACGTGGTTGCCGCCCAAGGTGGCGAAGCCCAAACCCTAGAGGCCTTTCGAGCCGACCCCCACGGCCTGGGTGAGCGACTGGCGGCAAAGCGCGCCACGCGCAACCCCTTCCGGCGCTTTCCACCGGCGCACTGGCAAGCTATGCCGGTTCTGCCAGTAACGCCTTGA
- a CDS encoding TonB-dependent receptor codes for MFLWLSTLTGWAQTNAAQISGTVLDTSGAVIGGATISIQDAGVGFERRVVTNEAGYFSVSPLRPAVYRIRVTQAGFRPAEARVELAVGQVRSVEFKLEVGGSEEVVNVTASIEGSATIDLSSNRLGVNVTAREVKELPVNGRNFSQLQLLTPGATNIGVGNFNEVRFNGRSNQQNQTRLDGVDATAIFDNSPGYLTVQGSQFRLQTSLETVQEFRVESSNYPAEYGTGTGGQINVIGKSGTNEFHGAVFHYLRNDALDARNFFDGRNKSRLRLNQFGGSLGGRMIKDRLFFFTSFEGLRQRAGFNLTELTPSMPARDFVNLIRPGTTADQTPSWTAAAITLGINPDTLTAADIARINNLRLTGAMQAFPVGSGPLLDLGGVTNGGQLIQVAPVARLDENAFSVRVDGQLNGNLNGFVRFNRNAGDLASPDGASGRFLRASQAFFNVVGSLTWVSGGSLVNETKVGVNRPKTDLRASIPNVSGVTGFPLSHVLISFGGNVVSPGVNGGASTGLVSPGGLTRQSSAGNGRAQPIDPRSVSILDTVTYVRGSHTMKFGGEIRIQQVSFDQLGGTQFTFSNLNDFIRNQNVAVAFIGDLSQPGDFRILTEPLTTFSRPSSGPARARQFFIIGFAQDEWRVRQHVTLNYGLRYEYYSPVREANDRAILLDPATGQIRNPRDTALYQALKTNFAPRLGVTWAPARFKGKTVFRLGGGLFFGPGQFEDLIQPIESNVYRASQNLAEGISPTTVGLVSNTSVPVGSFTPRVYDLGGYRVPERVAQYGFSIQREVPGKTVLTVGYVGSQGRHLFLRTIGNLILPGTATIPDGSPIPAGVGIVNRVDATGRVVGVNVIRQFSIINRAFETATGQFVVNNRSVVNPFGEVDIKTSGGNDNYNALQIAASRRLTKGLMLGGQYTWSHSIGNTQGSNEAQTAQNPFDYRGERGNNTFDIRHSVNISALYELPIGKGRLIDLDGLANTLLGGFQLGGVYNGRSGVPLDIRISRPDVVIQHLTTGEVRTLPATINATTPLPAGFFAVINTPGGGASRNARRPDVVPGGNPFRRTSNNLLFINPGAFTTPRPGTHGNLARNAFYGPSFHQFDFTLQKRFAIAESFNIEFRAEVYNLFNRANVANPPVSLPASFSATFQPGTPFNPANSNLFGVVTATVGRAVGLGANRQLQFSLRINF; via the coding sequence TTGTTCCTCTGGCTCTCAACCCTGACCGGGTGGGCGCAAACGAATGCCGCGCAAATCAGTGGCACGGTGCTGGACACATCCGGCGCCGTGATTGGCGGCGCAACGATTTCCATCCAGGATGCTGGTGTCGGATTCGAGCGGCGCGTCGTCACCAACGAGGCTGGCTATTTCTCAGTTTCGCCATTGCGTCCGGCAGTTTACCGCATCCGGGTCACCCAGGCCGGTTTCAGGCCGGCAGAAGCCAGGGTTGAGTTGGCCGTTGGACAAGTCCGGTCGGTTGAGTTCAAGCTGGAGGTCGGCGGAAGCGAAGAGGTCGTCAACGTCACCGCGTCAATCGAGGGTTCGGCCACGATTGACCTGTCATCCAACCGGCTTGGCGTCAATGTCACCGCCCGCGAAGTCAAGGAGCTTCCGGTCAACGGACGCAACTTCTCACAGCTTCAGTTACTGACACCCGGCGCCACCAACATCGGGGTTGGTAATTTCAACGAAGTTCGCTTCAACGGACGCTCAAACCAGCAGAACCAAACACGCCTCGACGGTGTTGACGCCACGGCCATCTTTGACAACTCACCTGGCTACCTGACGGTCCAGGGCTCACAGTTCCGGTTGCAGACATCTTTGGAAACCGTCCAGGAGTTCCGCGTGGAATCATCCAACTACCCGGCCGAATACGGCACGGGCACGGGCGGGCAGATCAACGTCATCGGGAAGAGCGGCACGAACGAGTTCCATGGTGCAGTCTTTCACTACCTACGCAACGACGCCCTGGACGCGCGCAACTTCTTCGACGGCAGGAACAAGTCCCGGCTTCGTCTCAACCAGTTTGGAGGGAGTTTGGGCGGCCGGATGATCAAAGACCGGCTTTTCTTTTTTACGAGCTTTGAGGGGCTGCGCCAGCGCGCTGGGTTCAACCTCACCGAACTGACGCCATCCATGCCAGCCCGTGACTTCGTCAACCTGATTCGCCCAGGAACGACGGCCGATCAAACCCCAAGCTGGACGGCCGCGGCCATCACGCTTGGCATCAACCCGGACACACTCACTGCCGCCGACATTGCGCGCATCAACAACCTGCGCCTGACAGGTGCCATGCAGGCGTTTCCGGTCGGGTCAGGACCACTGCTCGACCTAGGTGGCGTGACCAACGGTGGACAGCTCATTCAGGTTGCTCCGGTGGCGCGTTTGGATGAAAACGCTTTCAGCGTCCGAGTGGATGGACAGCTCAACGGCAATCTCAACGGATTTGTCCGCTTCAACCGCAACGCCGGCGACTTGGCTTCGCCAGACGGGGCTTCCGGTCGTTTCCTTCGGGCCAGCCAGGCGTTTTTCAACGTCGTCGGCTCGCTCACCTGGGTCTCTGGCGGGTCGCTCGTCAACGAAACAAAGGTCGGTGTGAATCGTCCGAAAACCGACCTGCGCGCCTCGATTCCAAACGTGTCAGGGGTGACGGGCTTCCCGCTCTCTCACGTCCTCATCAGCTTTGGCGGCAACGTCGTATCGCCCGGCGTCAACGGTGGCGCTTCAACCGGGCTGGTGTCGCCAGGCGGACTGACGCGCCAATCTTCAGCCGGCAACGGACGCGCGCAGCCCATCGATCCGCGTAGCGTTAGCATCCTGGATACCGTGACCTACGTCCGCGGCAGCCACACGATGAAGTTTGGGGGCGAAATCCGTATTCAGCAGGTGAGCTTTGACCAACTGGGCGGCACACAATTCACCTTCAGCAACCTCAATGACTTCATCCGTAACCAGAATGTAGCCGTGGCCTTCATCGGCGATTTGAGTCAGCCCGGTGACTTCCGCATCCTGACCGAACCGCTGACGACGTTTTCCCGTCCAAGCAGCGGTCCTGCGCGCGCTCGACAGTTCTTCATCATCGGCTTTGCCCAGGACGAGTGGCGGGTTCGCCAGCATGTCACGCTCAACTATGGTCTGCGCTATGAGTACTATTCACCGGTCCGCGAGGCGAACGACCGCGCCATCCTGCTTGACCCGGCCACCGGTCAGATACGCAATCCACGCGATACCGCGCTCTATCAGGCGTTGAAAACCAATTTCGCCCCACGCCTCGGCGTAACCTGGGCGCCGGCCCGGTTCAAGGGTAAGACGGTCTTCCGCCTTGGCGGCGGCCTCTTTTTCGGGCCGGGCCAGTTTGAAGACCTCATCCAGCCCATCGAAAGCAATGTCTATCGCGCGTCGCAAAACCTTGCCGAAGGCATCAGTCCCACGACAGTTGGCTTGGTCTCCAACACAAGCGTGCCGGTCGGGAGCTTCACGCCGCGGGTGTATGACCTCGGTGGCTACCGTGTGCCCGAGCGCGTCGCGCAGTATGGTTTTTCCATTCAGCGGGAAGTGCCCGGCAAGACGGTGTTGACGGTCGGTTATGTCGGAAGCCAGGGGCGCCATCTCTTTTTGCGTACCATTGGCAATCTCATCCTTCCAGGAACGGCAACCATTCCTGATGGAAGCCCCATCCCGGCCGGCGTCGGTATTGTCAATCGGGTTGACGCGACCGGTCGGGTGGTTGGGGTCAACGTCATCCGCCAGTTTTCAATCATCAACCGCGCTTTTGAGACCGCAACCGGGCAGTTCGTGGTCAATAACCGCTCAGTTGTGAATCCGTTTGGCGAAGTGGACATCAAAACCAGTGGGGGCAACGACAACTACAATGCGCTTCAGATCGCCGCCAGTCGCCGCCTGACAAAGGGATTGATGCTGGGCGGACAATATACTTGGTCGCACAGCATCGGAAACACGCAGGGTTCCAACGAAGCCCAAACGGCTCAGAATCCCTTCGACTACCGCGGCGAGCGTGGGAACAATACCTTCGACATTCGGCATAGCGTCAACATCTCGGCGCTCTATGAGCTGCCGATTGGCAAAGGACGGCTGATTGATTTGGACGGTCTGGCAAACACGCTGCTGGGTGGTTTTCAGCTCGGTGGCGTTTACAACGGCCGCTCCGGTGTCCCGCTCGACATTCGTATCTCGCGTCCCGACGTGGTCATCCAACATCTCACGACTGGCGAGGTTCGGACACTTCCCGCAACCATCAATGCCACGACGCCACTCCCGGCCGGTTTTTTTGCCGTCATCAATACCCCTGGCGGCGGGGCCAGCCGGAATGCCCGGCGTCCAGACGTGGTGCCGGGCGGAAACCCTTTCCGGCGAACCTCGAATAACCTTCTCTTCATCAACCCGGGAGCGTTCACAACACCGCGCCCTGGCACGCATGGCAACCTGGCGCGCAACGCATTTTATGGGCCAAGTTTCCACCAGTTTGACTTCACCCTTCAGAAGCGCTTTGCCATCGCGGAGTCCTTCAACATCGAGTTTCGGGCTGAAGTTTACAACCTGTTCAACCGCGCCAACGTTGCCAACCCGCCGGTATCATTGCCGGCGTCGTTTAGCGCCACCTTCCAACCGGGCACGCCCTTCAATCCGGCAAACTCGAACCTGTTCGGGGTCGTCACCGCAACGGTGGGCCGGGCCGTCGGCCTGGGGGCGAATCGCCAGCTCCAGTTCTCGCTGCGCATCAACTTCTAA
- a CDS encoding TlpA family protein disulfide reductase, which yields MIVSRLFLASLLSLGGLLGAACQPASTESPASPPANTPPSTPATSPPRAANPAPTFTVETFNTGAFDLSNHRGKVVVVNFWATWCPPCVAEMPGFDATYRRLKGDGLEIVGLSLDQEGPSVVKAFLAKRPISYPIAMGDSTLATRFGIGNGIPYTVFIDRQGNIRDKVTGGMSESAFEQKVKALLAEPA from the coding sequence ATGATCGTTTCACGTCTCTTTCTCGCAAGCCTTCTCTCACTCGGCGGTCTCTTGGGCGCGGCCTGTCAGCCCGCCTCAACTGAGTCACCAGCGAGTCCTCCGGCAAACACCCCACCCTCCACGCCGGCGACCTCACCACCCCGCGCGGCCAACCCAGCGCCGACGTTCACGGTCGAAACCTTCAATACTGGCGCCTTCGATTTGAGCAATCACCGGGGCAAGGTTGTCGTCGTCAACTTCTGGGCGACGTGGTGTCCGCCCTGCGTGGCAGAGATGCCGGGATTTGACGCGACCTACCGCCGCCTGAAAGGTGATGGACTTGAAATCGTGGGACTGTCGCTTGACCAGGAAGGCCCTAGCGTCGTCAAGGCGTTTCTCGCCAAGCGTCCGATCAGTTATCCGATTGCCATGGGTGACAGCACGCTTGCTACGCGCTTCGGCATCGGTAACGGCATCCCCTACACCGTCTTCATTGACCGCCAGGGCAACATCCGCGACAAGGTGACCGGCGGGATGAGCGAGTCCGCCTTTGAACAAAAGGTCAAGGCGTTACTGGCAGAACCGGCATAG
- a CDS encoding gamma-glutamyl-gamma-aminobutyrate hydrolase family protein translates to MPTPYTKRPIIGITVRIDPDKDTYHLRTTYPHAILHAGGTPLLLPLLTEASYLDTVANLLDGLLLTGNPGDVDPMRYGQAPHVALGPVHPERDETDAHLLELADAKRLPVLAICYGMQMLNVHRGGTLFQDLTAQVENVMQHQQRGSFRRVAHGIQIDRDSLLAKLAGGITARVNSHHHQAIDELGRDLRPIAWAADGVIEAVIGTRPNHFVLGVQWHPEINAENDPFSQALFKHFVAEAALYQQGPPLE, encoded by the coding sequence ATGCCCACACCATACACGAAACGCCCCATCATCGGCATCACGGTTCGCATTGACCCAGATAAAGACACGTACCATTTGCGCACCACCTACCCACACGCCATTCTCCACGCTGGCGGCACGCCGCTGTTGCTCCCCCTGCTCACCGAAGCGAGCTACCTGGATACCGTCGCCAACTTGCTCGACGGCTTGCTGCTGACCGGCAATCCGGGCGACGTTGACCCAATGCGCTACGGCCAAGCGCCGCACGTGGCACTCGGGCCAGTCCATCCCGAACGCGATGAAACAGACGCCCATCTGCTTGAATTGGCCGATGCCAAGCGGCTGCCCGTGCTGGCCATTTGCTATGGCATGCAAATGCTCAATGTTCACCGTGGGGGGACGCTCTTCCAGGATTTGACCGCACAGGTTGAAAACGTCATGCAGCACCAGCAGCGCGGGAGCTTCCGGCGGGTGGCGCACGGTATTCAGATTGACCGCGACAGTCTCCTGGCCAAGTTGGCCGGTGGCATCACAGCCCGCGTCAACAGCCACCACCACCAGGCAATTGACGAACTTGGGCGCGACTTACGCCCAATTGCCTGGGCAGCGGATGGCGTCATCGAGGCCGTCATCGGAACCCGTCCCAACCACTTCGTCCTTGGCGTCCAGTGGCATCCCGAAATCAATGCCGAAAACGACCCGTTTTCACAGGCGCTTTTCAAGCATTTCGTGGCCGAAGCCGCCCTGTATCAGCAGGGTCCGCCGCTAGAGTAA